A DNA window from Trichosurus vulpecula isolate mTriVul1 chromosome 2, mTriVul1.pri, whole genome shotgun sequence contains the following coding sequences:
- the LOC118835599 gene encoding pre-rRNA-processing protein TSR2 homolog, protein MVTFAEQSWALFGAGVRAVLEAWPALHFAVENSFGGAHSREKALWLGGAVRDYFVQNADLEQDEVEDFLADIMSTEFDTLVEDGSLPQVSQQLQTMFRYCQRGEEPLLREFITQMGRKQMEVKVMEVRTVDNNSDQEEKMDGGAEEMEVTDSRETPALPCGTKADPSAVTSLASIGHEAAEEGWIVIQRKKK, encoded by the coding sequence ATGGTGACGTTCGCGGAGCAGTCGTGGGCCTTGTTTGGTGCCGGTGTTCGGGCGGTGCTGGAGGCCTGGCCGGCGCTGCATTTCGCCGTGGAGAACAGCTTCGGGGGAGCCCACAGCCGCGAGAAGGCCCTGTGGCTCGGGGGAGCGGTCCGGGACTATTTCGTCCAGAATGCTGACCTGGAGCAGGATGAGGTCGAGGACTTCCTGGCTGACATCATGAGCACCGAATTTGATACCCTCGTAGAAGATGGAAGCCTGCCCCAGGTAAGCCAGCAGCTCCAGACAATGTTCAGATActgccagagaggtgaagaaCCCTTGCTGAGAGAGTTCATCACTCAGATGGGTCGGAAGCAGATGGAGGTCAAAGTCATGGAGGTCCGGACAGTCGACAATAACTCAGaccaggaggaaaaaatggatgggggagctgaggaaatggaggtgacTGACAGCAGGGAAACCCCTGCCCTGCCCTGTGGTACCAAGGCTGATCCATCAGCTGTCACTAGCCTGGCCTCCATTGGGCATGAAGCTGCTGAAGAGGGCTGGATTGTCATCCAGAGGAAAAAGAAGTGA